acactaaaggatggtggtagaagtcatagtcatgagcatgactcagcgaaaaaagattaaacactcaaaaaccaatggaatgggtccggatgtggtactaagtgaaggaaaaggctaaaggttgatggtcgaagtcatagtcatgagcatgactaaggcttcgCCTTAAGgactcttaggtgtagctaagggactcctgaggactcatgacgaatgtcatgacatgcgtgtcatgtaggtcatgaaacagccacctacgtcttaaTTTATGCTCTCATGGCCgctttgttaacttggtaggctccccgcatactgcttcgcacaacatcgattcccacagagcgtgggatctgccggctttttaaaacaagttttttttctttaaaccATACCAAAGTATTTTGAAGCTCACTTTGAGCAATGTCGTAATTTCTGCCTTAGAATCAGTAGAGCTATATATTTCGTAAAGACTTTCTCTTCGGGTGTCCTTTCTCTTTCTGTGTCTTCTcggaagaagatgatgatgagaAGAAACCCGTGGTGTGTTACTACTATGGCGAGGCCATGTCGCGGCCGAGCCCGATGGATTACCGGGTCTCGGACATACCTGGACACCTGTGCAACTACGTCACCCTGGCCTTCGTCACCATCAACTCCGAGACATTCGAGATGGAGTCCAGCATGTCGACCTACCTCAACAACACTGGTACGTCCGCTCGCGCAATTTTTATGCAACGTCTTCCGAATTTCGAAAGTTGAACGTTAGAATTCAAGAGCAAATGGAGCGCTGTCAAATGCTTCTGCATTTGTAGCTACTGCAACGTGGAAGTAGAAGAACTCCACCTTGCAGAGTTCTTCTACTTCCAGGTGGATTGCGATTTTTCTCCATGTGTCCAGCTGCGGGGTGAACGCACACAATGGAGCAGTATGAGAACTCTTGAAGGTGAAGTTAAAGCTAGGGCAGGGTGGTTACTACATCAAAGGCAGTTGCTATGCAtgcggacaactttctgcggcTATGCAGTCAAAGCTATAGAACCGGAGCGCACGTATGATGGCGCTGTTGGATGTAGTTTCTTGTACGAGTATAAATGGATAACTTAGGACAATTCTAGTTAAAATCTTGAACAGCGTTTTTATTGCATGTTTTCAAGTAAGCTATACGCTCCGATATTGGCCACTGAGTAATAAAAGAGTGTCCCCATCCCAACGCGGCAGCAAAACCAATTCTTCCTTCGGCACGCGCCCATGCGCCCTATATGCTTCAGTACAGATGGCGCTGCTccgagaagaaaaaaacaaaaaaacagaggTGTCACAAAGCGATGCCATGTAAGTGCAGACTACTCGCGCAGTGATACAAGTGCACTAGCTCCGCCTCCGTAGCTTTTCCTTCCACAGAAAGGTGGTCGCCAGTTTAGCACTCGTCCCTTTATGCATAAACTTTAGGCCAGAGAAACCGCGCAGACTGCCTTATCGAAGCTCTCAACGCTTCTTCAGTTCGAAGAGGTCGGGCCACATGTTTCAGTCAACCTCTACACGAGCTTTAGTCCATTTGTCGAGAGCACAAAAGCAAAAGCCTTAGGATATGCTGTGACGAATAAGTAGCAAATGTGTTTGACATTCTGTTCCCTTCTTTCTCGCAGGCCTGTACCAGGAGTTCACGTCAATAAAGAAGAAGTACTCGCATGTAAAGACGCTCATTTCTGTCGGAGGCTGGGAGTATGGACACAGCGTGTTCTCACGCATGGTCAGCCACAGTGTAAGCAGGTGAGATACATTAAGTGCACATGGAAGGATGCATTATTGCTTCCTGGCTGCATTATGGCTGGGTATTTTTTGTGCTCCCTGAATCATAAGATGCTTCGCAATTTTATTCTTGCGCCATCCTCCAAAGCCGGTTACGATTACGCCTCGTGAGAAACGCGCAGCTTTCGCAACTTTTACTGGCAGTGATGTACGTCTTTGCTACTAGGGTCTAAAATATTAAGCATGATTTTCTGCCTTTACTATTATTACAATTACTATTATTTCATTTTGATTTATTTATGCAAATTTATGTATTCCGTATAAGTTAAATTGAGCAGCCGGAGGCGTGCTGCATCCAACCTCTCCAGCTGTAATCATTTAATCGTACTTTCTACTTACCTTCACTTAAAGTCACCAGTTGAAAATTTCAACGCATTCGGCAATGGAGGAACTCATCTCATTCCAATTTGTCTTGTCAAGCTTGAAAATTACAGATCACAAACGAGTTCAGGTTCGTTACGCTGACCTATCTGCTACAATATGGCCTACGGCCCATTTAACTACCTTAGCCCCACAAAACTGAACGTTACCTTCTCCTACCTCATAAATGAAGCCAAATCTGCGCGTATTAATTTAGTATAGTGCACCACGACACTATTTATTAGAGAAAGAAAGCTGAAGCTGCTAAAGAAAAATAAGCTTAAATTTCCAAGAGAGAATCTTAGAAGTTTAAACAGATCTGAGAATATGATATCTATTTCGGACCAAAGATGTTCCAACCTCGCCGTGCTGAACGGATCCTCCCAGATATGACGAAATTTTCACGTTGGAGGGAGTCCTTGGTGAATAGAGGACAATGACAACTCAAAGCACGTTAGCCCTCTGGGTGATGCTTTACGGAATTAGAGAGACGAAAAGTCTATAATCAGGGCAGTCTTAACGTACGGGCCTAAACATGCATGGAgagtaaaaacaaacaaactagAAACTAAGGTAAGGCATACTCATCCAACTTTGGGCTTGCCAAAGACAGCAACATATGACGCACGTGGGGAAGATAGCTTTTAGTAATGTTGGAAGAACTTTGAAGTAGGTAAACTTTAATACGTCACAGATTCGAATGTAAAGGCCTCGGCTTCCACAAATAATTCTATTGCAGGACGGTTTGCTTGTAAGGGCTATAAACTAACTATTCAAAGAGCAATAGGCGGGTAGCTAATATTTTAGTTGAAGATAATAGGCATAAGTGGGGATTGAAATGTCACGTGATGCGCAGAGCACGTGACAAGTGAATTACTGTCGCAACATTTTAGGTGTCAGTAGAAGGGAAACGCAGTTCGGCGCTTCAAGGTATTAGACGCAACGATTAGATCAATGGGATTGAGACGGCCGCATCGGGAAAGGGATacttggagatcactgggagggACATCCATGCTAAAGTGAACATaaatgggatgatgatgatgatgcttctGATGACGAAGCACTGCTGAAGCACGCATCATTCGTCTTCTTGTCCTCGTAATCTTCCTCGCAGGCGGAGGTTCGTGAAGAGTGCGGTGCGCTGGATGCGTCAGTACGGCTTCGACGGCCTGGACATATCCTGGCAGTATCCGGGTACGATGGTGCGCGGAGGCAACCACGGTGACAAGGAAAACTTTGTGCTCGTTATGAAGGTGCGTGTGGGCTAAATGTACCAGAACACTGCGTGCCGCGTTTGGTGGGACTGCTCTGGAAGTTCTCTGTTCGTTTTTGTTTTGTCACCTAGCGTGTTGTTATCACATGTGCTCTTCTGCGCATACATTTCAAGTTTTCTCTGTGCTGAAAGCGAAAGTAAAAGTTCCCCAATATTGCGAACTTCGAGCGTCGGATAGTACTGAGGTCACTTGTGCATATCCCTTTTGAGATCAACACTGCCAAAGTACATCAATTGGGGAAGCAATGTCAAGAAGCATGCAAGATAGATAAGCATATAtatggctagatagatagatagatagatagatagatagatagatagatagatagatcgatagatagatgtTTAGCAGACTAGACAAGTAGTTAGCTGCGGAAGTGTTTAACGCAGTACCGTGAAATTTTGTTTCTTAATATCTACACATATCTTAAGTACGCTGGCTGGTATGTAACAGAAAGTGATAGCAGGAGCATAGAGCATAGACGAAGCCAGTTAGATATGCTCCTCTAGAGACGGAGCTGTGGATAACGTTTGAAATTTGCATTCTGACTTTTGCAGGAACTCAGGTCTGAATTCCAGAAGTACGACTTCATGCTCTCAACGACTATTCCAATTGACCCAATGCTCCTGAAGACCGGTTACAACGTGGCGGCTCTCTCGAGGTAAGCGTCCGCAAGTTTCTAATCAAATGACGCATGTGTTTACGCAACATCAAGGTGGGTGTGAATACCTTCGTAACTTGAAGCGAGCAAGGAGAGCTCTAGCAaacccgggcaccaacagccataaccgttggacaaataaagtttattcctatcctatcctagcAAACGTTGCATCTTCTTAGCGTGgtgaaggcgggggggggggggggagggaggtggCGGACAAGTTTTAGTTTTCACAAGAATATTTTTGCAAAATAGCCTTCACTGCGTCCTAATGCTAGCGGGTGAAATATTTTAAACAGAAAAAGTCGTAAGCATCGTAAGCGTGTATTAACTCACACCGACCGGCGCAATCTGCAGAACCATATACGACACTAAGCGTAGccagctgagctagttggttgtGAATAGCAATATGAAACATAGTTcgagcgcacaaacaaacacggaCGAGCAGGGAAAGGCAACTGGCGTCTACCAGCGTTCTTGCTGTCTTTATCTGCTCGCCCGGTTTTATTTGTGCGCTGGACCAATGTTTGATAATACCATATATGACAGGCGCAACGAAACAACCGACAAGACGTCAAGACGTCATCAAGTTGCAGGTCGTCAACCTGTGAACGTGGATGCCGCGAGTTCTCCGTCTCTTTTCTCTGTATATCTTCGCCTTTTGAGCGTTGAATTTACAGTGTGCTGCACACAAACCATAATCTCGTGTATGCAGTTTACGGAACGAAACTTGCTTCTTGCTGTTTCTCACACTCGGAAGACACATAATCTGATTGATTGCGTGAGTAGGGAACCTTTCTCGCCTGATTGTGCCCCGATCTGCCACAGGTACGTGGACTGGTTCAACGTGTTCACGCACGACCTTCGTGGCACGTGGACGGGCTACACGGACGTACACAGCCCACTCAGGAGGCGCTGTTTCGACAGGGGACCATACGCATCTCTCAACGCGGTACGCCTGTCTGAGTCACAGTCCACATTTTGTTTTTTGGTTATTTCCCACGACTCCTACGCCTGGACCTCACCGTAGCACACTGTTGTAACGGTAGCCGTTACAAAGATACACATTTTCGTGTTTCCATTTAAGAAGAGTTTAGGCCAGTGAGGTTTTCATGTTTCTGCTGTTTCATAAGCAATAATACCTCTATTGTGAGTCTTATCTGAAATGTGCACAGTAGCGCAAAAACGTCAACTTGCAATCGAAGTTATATTAAGTTAAGAATTCACAAATGTCTATCGTAGAGTAATGTTAATGATTATTAATGATCATGAATGAAGAAATGATAATGAGCATTTCTTTGATCTTTTCGTACTCGCATGACAGACGTACGACATGCAGGTGTACGTGAATGACTGAAATTTTGCATCTCTCTATCTCGTTCGTCTCGCTCCCGCCCCTGCAGGAGGACGGCCTGAACCGCCTGGTGAAGCTGGGCGCACCCAAGAAGAAGTTGATGCTAGGCATTCCCTTCTACGGGCGCAGCTACACGCTACAAGACCCACGCCGACATGCGCTCGCCGCGCCCACGCGACGAGACGTACACGCCGTACCGGGGCCGTACGTCATGTCGGACGAGATACTCGCCTACTACGAGGTAAGCGCGCGTGTGCTCGCTGCCACCTAAGGTGTCGTGTGCGTGATGAAGCGTCTTGGCTGCATCGTGGAACAAGCGACAACGCGAAGATTGCCTACACCAATCggtttgagcctatctatctatctatctatctatctatctatctatctatctatctatctatctatctatctatctatctatctatctatctatctatctatctatctatctatctatctatctatctatctatctatctatctatctatctatctatctatctatctatctatctatctatctatctatctatctatctatctatctatctatctatctatctatctatctatctatctatctatctatctatctatctatctatctatctatctatctatctatctatctatctatctatctatctatctatctatctacgccGACTCAGTGGCCCAATTGGCCTACCAGCTTTTGCCATTGGGTATATTTGCTCGGGGTCGATATGCCATCGTGAtcgttccatcgtcatcactCCAGCTGCGCCATCTGACcatcgtcacgccttctacaCGGACCGAGTGctccaagttgtctaatagcatGGACCACTATAGGTATGTGATCGAGGTCgcgatgccatcgtggtcgttgcgCCGTCATtctcattccagctttgtcaccCGACTCTCGACACGCCGTCGTCATCAGGCCATCATTGCCACGCTGTTGgtttaccatcgtcatcacttcaggaACGCTATCCCATTGTCATCATGCATGTCGTCGCCATACTGCTTTCGTCGTTACATTGACGTCATTCCTTATCCGCCATTCTAGAgcaatcatgctgtcgtcattcaatcgtgatcaTCCCGCCGTTGTCATGCCGTTGCCGTGATTACGTTGTCATCAGGCTGCCGTTGCCACGCATCCGTTGTCATACCATCGGCAGTACGGCGTGTCGCTACATTGCGTGAATGCTAATCGCGTTAGCGTCGATGGTGATCACGAGATGGATTCTGCCGTGATTTTTTATTCACAGTGAAAGGTGGTAGTTCATAGGAAAGGGAGAGCGGGAGGTGTTAGGAGTCGCAAAATTGCCTAATCTGGAGTTAGTTCGATGACACCATACTAATGTGCATAATTTCTCCTTATGAACGACGATATCCTTCATTGAGAATAGAGAGTGAAAGTGTGATTACACTCTTAAATGAAGCTGTACCCCTTGGCAATCATATCGCACGACGGATTAAATGGAAGGAGGTGCAACTAGTTGACACTCCAGAGCCGCATCTCTGACATTACGAGCAGGCGAGGACCTCTTTATGTCGTAGTGTTTTTGCAAGATTGATATCAGAAGTGGACAGATTGGAGTGAACATAACTGTTCATGCGTAATGTAGGGTTTTCCCCCTCTTTCGTCACATACTAAGGCACATAGTGTGATGTGATCATGAGCAGAGTACATGCTTTTATTAAGGTAACAGTTGGAAACGTTAGGAGGTGCAGAATATCGTTAAGCCCCGTTAAAT
This genomic stretch from Dermacentor silvarum isolate Dsil-2018 chromosome 2, BIME_Dsil_1.4, whole genome shotgun sequence harbors:
- the LOC119442188 gene encoding endochitinase, which codes for MSRPSPMDYRVSDIPGHLCNYVTLAFVTINSETFEMESSMSTYLNNTGLYQEFTSIKKKYSHVKTLISVGGWEYGHSVFSRMVSHSVSRRRFVKSAVRWMRQYGFDGLDISWQYPGTMVRGGNHGDKENFVLVMKELRSEFQKYDFMLSTTIPIDPMLLKTGYNVAALSRYVDWFNVFTHDLRGTWTGYTDVHSPLRRRCFDRGPYASLNAEDGLNRLVKLGAPKKKLMLGIPFYGRSYTLQDPRRHALAAPTRRDVHAVPGPYVMSDEILAYYEVCMDITMLSWRREYDEVGQCPYAYRGDQWVGYEDEESISAKVDFVLEQDYGGVMVFNIDMDDFNGVCGVKNPLLNSVCRKFNEGRLIDPRIG